One Fundulus heteroclitus isolate FHET01 chromosome 1, MU-UCD_Fhet_4.1, whole genome shotgun sequence genomic window carries:
- the tfcp2 gene encoding transcription factor CP2 isoform X2 has translation MAWALKLPLTDEVIESGLVQDFDASLSGIGQELGAGAYSMSDVLALPIFKQEESNLPPETENKILPFQYVLCAPTSPAIKLHDETLTYLNQGQSYEIRMLDNRKIGELPEITGKMVKSILRVVFHDRRLQYTEHQQLEGWRWNRPGDRILDLDIPMSVGIIDPRANPTQLNTVEFLWDPSKRTSVFIQVHCISTEFTMRKHGGEKGVPFRIQIDTFKENENGEYTEHLHSASCQVKVFKPKGADRKQKTDREKMEKRAPQEKEKYQPSYETTILTECSPWPEVTYVNNSPSPGFNSSHNSSFPVAEGNGSPNHQPEPVVQVADNLLPTATPQDAQQWLHRNRFSPFCRLFTNFSGADLLKLTREDVIQICGPADGIRLFNALKGRVVRPRLTIYVCQESQQVREHQPKHENGDAAASTFFVYHAIYLEELTATELTEKLAQLFSISPRQINQIFKQGPTGIHVLVSDEMIQNFQDEVCFVLDTMKDDTSDGYHIILK, from the exons CGACGTGCTCGCCCTCCCCATCTTCAAACAAGAGGAGTCCAACTTACCCCCAGAGACGGAAAACAAGATCCTTCCCTTTCAGTATGTTTTGTGTGCACCTACCTCGCCAGCCATTAAACTGCATGACGAAACCCTCACCTACCTCAACCAAG GGCAGTCGTATGAAATCAGAATGCTCGATAATCGGAAAATTGGAGAACTTCCAGAAATCACTGGGAAAATGGTGAAG agCATTCTTCGCGTGGTGTTCCATGACCGGCGGCTCCAGTATACGGAGCACCAGCAGCTGGAAGGCTGGCGCTGGAACAGACCCGGCGATCGGATTCTTGACTTGG ATATCCCCATGTCGGTGGGCATAATCGACCCCAGGGCTAACCCCACGCAGCTTAACACCGTGGAGTTCCTTTGGGACCCCTCAAAGAGAACGTCGGTCTTTATACAG GTTCACTGCATAAGCACCGAGTTCACCATGCGCAAGCACGGAGGAGAGAAAGGCGTCCCTTTCCGCATCCAGATCGACACTTTCAAAGAGAATGAGAATGGAGAGTACACAGAGCATCTCCACTCGGCATCCTGCCAGGTCAAAGTCTTCAAG CCCAAAGGTGCAGACAGAAAGCAGAAGACAGACCGAGAGAAGATGGAAAAGAGGGCGCCACAGGAGAAGGAGAAATATCAGCCCTCGTATGAAACTACAATTCTGACAGAG TGCTCCCCCTGGCCCGAGGTTACATATGTCAACAACTCTCCGTCTCCTGGCTTCAACAGCTCACACAACAGCAGCTTTCCCGTCGCAGAAGG aaatggaTCACCAAACCACCAGCCTGAGCCTGTCGTTCAGGTCGCAGAT AATCTGTTACCTACAGCGACGCCACAGGACGCGCAGCAGTGGCTTCATAGAAACCGCTTCTCGCCTTTCTGTCGGCTCTTCACCAACTTCTCAG GGGCGGACCTGCTGAAGCTAACCAGAGAGGACGTCATTCAGATTTGTGGCCCAGCGGACGGCATAAGACTCTTCAACGCGCTAAAGGGACG GGTGGTTCGTCCGAGGCTGACCATCTACGTTTGCCAGGAGTCCCAGCAGGTCCGGGAGCACCAACCGAAACATGAAAACGGAGACGCTGCCGCCAGCACTTTCTTTG tatATCACGCCATTTACCTGGAGGAACTCACAGCCACCGAGCTCACAGAGAAGCTTGCCCAGCTCTTCAGCATCTCACCCAGACAGATAAATCAGATCTTTAAGCAGGGCCCCACTGGCATCCACGTGCTGGTCAGCGATGAG ATGATCCAGAACTTCCAGGACGaagtatgttttgttttggacacGATGAAAG acgacacaagcGATGGCTACCACATCATCTTAAAGTGA
- the tfcp2 gene encoding transcription factor CP2 isoform X1: MAWALKLPLTDEVIESGLVQDFDASLSGIGQELGAGAYSMSDVLALPIFKQEESNLPPETENKILPFQYVLCAPTSPAIKLHDETLTYLNQGQSYEIRMLDNRKIGELPEITGKMVKSILRVVFHDRRLQYTEHQQLEGWRWNRPGDRILDLDIPMSVGIIDPRANPTQLNTVEFLWDPSKRTSVFIQVHCISTEFTMRKHGGEKGVPFRIQIDTFKENENGEYTEHLHSASCQVKVFKPKGADRKQKTDREKMEKRAPQEKEKYQPSYETTILTECSPWPEVTYVNNSPSPGFNSSHNSSFPVAEGNGSPNHQPEPVVQVADMSKAVHHQPERLSWEMSLTEKYLNLLPTATPQDAQQWLHRNRFSPFCRLFTNFSGADLLKLTREDVIQICGPADGIRLFNALKGRVVRPRLTIYVCQESQQVREHQPKHENGDAAASTFFVYHAIYLEELTATELTEKLAQLFSISPRQINQIFKQGPTGIHVLVSDEMIQNFQDEVCFVLDTMKDDTSDGYHIILK, from the exons CGACGTGCTCGCCCTCCCCATCTTCAAACAAGAGGAGTCCAACTTACCCCCAGAGACGGAAAACAAGATCCTTCCCTTTCAGTATGTTTTGTGTGCACCTACCTCGCCAGCCATTAAACTGCATGACGAAACCCTCACCTACCTCAACCAAG GGCAGTCGTATGAAATCAGAATGCTCGATAATCGGAAAATTGGAGAACTTCCAGAAATCACTGGGAAAATGGTGAAG agCATTCTTCGCGTGGTGTTCCATGACCGGCGGCTCCAGTATACGGAGCACCAGCAGCTGGAAGGCTGGCGCTGGAACAGACCCGGCGATCGGATTCTTGACTTGG ATATCCCCATGTCGGTGGGCATAATCGACCCCAGGGCTAACCCCACGCAGCTTAACACCGTGGAGTTCCTTTGGGACCCCTCAAAGAGAACGTCGGTCTTTATACAG GTTCACTGCATAAGCACCGAGTTCACCATGCGCAAGCACGGAGGAGAGAAAGGCGTCCCTTTCCGCATCCAGATCGACACTTTCAAAGAGAATGAGAATGGAGAGTACACAGAGCATCTCCACTCGGCATCCTGCCAGGTCAAAGTCTTCAAG CCCAAAGGTGCAGACAGAAAGCAGAAGACAGACCGAGAGAAGATGGAAAAGAGGGCGCCACAGGAGAAGGAGAAATATCAGCCCTCGTATGAAACTACAATTCTGACAGAG TGCTCCCCCTGGCCCGAGGTTACATATGTCAACAACTCTCCGTCTCCTGGCTTCAACAGCTCACACAACAGCAGCTTTCCCGTCGCAGAAGG aaatggaTCACCAAACCACCAGCCTGAGCCTGTCGTTCAGGTCGCAGAT ATGAGCAAAGCTGTCCATCACCAACCTGAACGTTTGAGCTGGGAAATGTCATTGACTGAAAAATATCTG AATCTGTTACCTACAGCGACGCCACAGGACGCGCAGCAGTGGCTTCATAGAAACCGCTTCTCGCCTTTCTGTCGGCTCTTCACCAACTTCTCAG GGGCGGACCTGCTGAAGCTAACCAGAGAGGACGTCATTCAGATTTGTGGCCCAGCGGACGGCATAAGACTCTTCAACGCGCTAAAGGGACG GGTGGTTCGTCCGAGGCTGACCATCTACGTTTGCCAGGAGTCCCAGCAGGTCCGGGAGCACCAACCGAAACATGAAAACGGAGACGCTGCCGCCAGCACTTTCTTTG tatATCACGCCATTTACCTGGAGGAACTCACAGCCACCGAGCTCACAGAGAAGCTTGCCCAGCTCTTCAGCATCTCACCCAGACAGATAAATCAGATCTTTAAGCAGGGCCCCACTGGCATCCACGTGCTGGTCAGCGATGAG ATGATCCAGAACTTCCAGGACGaagtatgttttgttttggacacGATGAAAG acgacacaagcGATGGCTACCACATCATCTTAAAGTGA
- the csrnp2 gene encoding cysteine/serine-rich nuclear protein 2: protein MEAGPSLSLKRRYEEVDGGSLFSTPKDSDDDISSSDSADSCDSLNPPSSAPFTPTSILRQPRPSPGGKRVRFDVVTVYYFPRRQGFTSVPSQGGSSLGMARHHSSIRHYTLGEFAREQESSHRHTLRQHLRQEKLNARKMKLTRNGTVECAQADLLTLEDVSDEDLDVDAVEVDDCFFLQPLPTKRRRALLRASGIARIDAREKAELRAIRLSREECGCDCRLFCDPRHCGCSQAGIKCQVDRMSFPCGCSRDGCGNAAGRIEFNPLRVRTHYLHTIMKLDVEKRRPPIQGPGEPYTEADPASSPSSTCPTSPTLSSGIGLDSELEESEVQSVEEVHDLMVEQDILERENETAVLHLQSAEEQERREREEAEGEAVQQELGSGGVTEHPLCLLPGPAEAPAVDQILLQGPFPTGATVLCISDTQEESPSELLKDSTSLLYYQLSTIEPEAFEALPAAEEDEQDEPPQSAGGAEPAQKNREIVKDFQGDAHDDGGSRRSVGECSTGTNPCTEAEERPAGPDEKAAKGQDGEKEAAALPAEV, encoded by the exons ATGGAGGCAGGTCCGTCCCTAAGCCTCAAAAGAAGATATGAAGAGGTGGACGGCGGCTCTCTGTTCTCGACACCCAAGGACTCGGACGATGACATCTCCAGCAGCGACAGCGCCGACAGCTGCGACAGCCTCAACCCACCTTCCAGCGCACCGTTCACGC CCACCTCCATCCTCAGGCAGCCTAGGCCGTCGCCGGGGGGGAAGCGGGTGCGCTTCGATGTGGTGACGGTGTACTACTTCCCCCGGCGGCAGGGCTTCACCAGCGTGCCCAGCCAGGGGGGCAGCTCCCTGGGCATGGCCCGTCACCACTCCTCCATCCGACACTACACGCTGGGCGAGTTTGCACGCGAGCAGGAGAGCAGCCACAGGCACACGCTGCGCCAGCACCTGCGTCAGGAGAAGCTCAACGCTCGCAAGATGAAG CTGACGAGGAACGGCACGGTGGAGTGCGCCCAGGCGGACCTCCTGACTCTAGAGGACGTGTCGGACGAGGACCTCGACGTGGACGCCGTGGAGGTGGACGACTGTTTCTTCCTCCAGCCTCTTCCTACGAAGCGGCGCCGAGCCCTCCTGCGAGCCTCCGGCATCGCGCGCATAGACGCCCGGGAGAAGGCCGAGCTCAGAGCCATCCGCCTCTCCAGGGAGGAATGTGGCTGCGACTGCCGCTTGTTCTGCGACCCTCGCCACTGCGGCTGCAGCCAGGCCGGCATTAAGTGCCAG GTGGATCGAATGTCTTTCCCCTGCGGCTGCTCAAGGGACGGCTGCGGCAACGCTGCGGGCCGCATCGAGTTTAACCCGCTGCGCGTCCGAACGCACTACCTGCACACCATAATGAAGCTGGACGTGGAGAAGAGGAGGCCGCCGATACAAGGACCCGGGGAGCCGTACACCGAAGCCGACCCCGCGTCTTCGCCCTCCTCTACGTGCCCCACGTCCCCGACCTTGTCCTCGGGCATCGGCCTGGACTCGGAGCTGGAGGAGAGCGAGGTGCAGTCGGTGGAGGAGGTGCACGATCTCATGGTGGAGCAGGACATTCTGGAGCGCGAGAACGAGACGGCCGTGCTGCACCTGCAGAGCGCCGAGGAGCAGGAGCggagggagagggaggaggCCGAAGGGGAGGCGGTGCAGCAGGAGCTGGGCTCCGGCGGGGTGACGGAGCACCCGCTCTGCCTGCTGCCGGGGCCGGCAGAAGCTCCAGCTGTGGATCAGATCCTCCTGCAGGGACCGTTTCCCACGGGGGCCACGGTCCTGTGCATCTCTGACACCCAGGAGGAGAGCCCCTCTGAGCTCCTCAAAGACTCCACGTCTCTGCTCTACTACCAGCTCAGCACCATAGAGCCCGAGGCCTTCGAGGCGCTGCCGGCAGCCGAGGAAGACGAGCAGGACGAGCCCCCGCAGAGCGCGGGCGGCGCCGAGCCCGCGCAGAAGAACCGAGAAATAGTCAAGGATTTCCAAGGGGACGCGCACGATGACGGCGGCAGCAGACGGAGCGTGGGCGAATGCTCGACCGGCACCAATCCGTGCACCGAGGCGGAGGAGAGGCCCGCAGGCCCCGACGAAAAGGCAGCAAAAGGCCAGGACGGGGAGAAAGAAGCGGCTGCACTGCCTGCCGAAGTTTAG